A window of Candidatus Baltobacteraceae bacterium contains these coding sequences:
- the fahA gene encoding fumarylacetoacetase, whose product MPHIDSWIPVPPGSDFTIYNLPYGAFERGGRAHLGVAIGTQILDLHALADSGLVEGICEPELLTAPRLNPFLAAGPPVWKRLRLHLAALLRGDDRGNAALRDRNPDAFFVEQRDARMLVPIEIGDYVDFYSSLEHATNLGKLFRPNTDPLLPNWRHLPVGYHGRASTIVIDDTPIVRPNGQRKPAGSDVPAFGPSQRLDIELEVGFVTGPGNRLGEPIPIGRAREHVFGLVLVNDWSARDIQAWEYQPLGPFLGKSFATTISPWIVTLDALEPFRTLGPPQDPAPLNYLRGSERSAYDIKLVIDLSTAQMRARGTAPVTLARTNFKTLYWSIAQQLAHITSNGTQIRPGDLYASGTISGSEPESQGSLIELTWNATKPIHLPDGEVRGFLQDGDEITLRGWCEQGEFRIGFGRARGMIRPAR is encoded by the coding sequence GTGCCGCACATCGATTCGTGGATTCCCGTTCCGCCGGGGAGCGACTTCACGATCTACAACCTGCCCTACGGCGCCTTCGAGCGCGGCGGGCGTGCCCATCTCGGTGTCGCGATCGGCACGCAGATTCTCGATCTGCACGCGCTCGCGGATTCGGGCCTGGTCGAGGGCATCTGCGAACCCGAACTGCTGACCGCGCCGCGGCTCAATCCGTTCCTCGCCGCCGGCCCGCCGGTTTGGAAGCGGCTGCGTCTGCACCTGGCGGCCTTGCTTCGCGGCGACGATCGCGGCAACGCCGCACTACGCGACCGAAATCCGGACGCATTTTTCGTCGAGCAGCGCGACGCGCGTATGCTCGTGCCGATCGAGATCGGGGATTACGTCGACTTCTACTCATCGCTGGAACACGCGACGAATTTGGGGAAGCTCTTTCGCCCGAACACGGATCCGCTGCTGCCGAATTGGCGTCATCTTCCGGTAGGCTACCATGGACGGGCGAGCACGATCGTGATCGACGATACGCCGATCGTGCGTCCGAACGGCCAGCGCAAACCTGCGGGCAGTGACGTTCCGGCGTTCGGGCCGAGCCAGCGTCTGGACATCGAACTCGAGGTCGGTTTCGTCACCGGTCCGGGAAATCGGCTGGGCGAACCGATCCCGATCGGGCGAGCGCGCGAGCACGTCTTCGGTCTGGTGCTGGTGAACGATTGGAGCGCACGCGATATTCAGGCATGGGAATATCAGCCGCTCGGACCGTTTCTCGGAAAATCGTTCGCAACGACGATCTCGCCCTGGATTGTCACGCTCGATGCGCTCGAGCCCTTTCGGACGCTCGGTCCGCCGCAAGATCCGGCACCGCTGAACTACTTGCGGGGGTCCGAGCGTTCGGCATACGACATCAAGCTCGTAATCGATCTTTCGACGGCGCAGATGCGCGCACGCGGTACCGCGCCGGTCACGCTCGCGCGTACGAACTTCAAGACGCTCTACTGGAGCATCGCACAACAGCTTGCGCACATTACGTCGAACGGAACGCAGATCCGGCCCGGCGATTTGTACGCGTCGGGAACGATCAGCGGGAGCGAGCCGGAATCCCAAGGCAGCCTGATCGAGTTGACGTGGAACGCCACCAAGCCGATCCACCTTCCGGACGGCGAGGTGCGCGGGTTCCTTCAGGACGGCGACGAGATTACGCTGCGCGGCTGGTGCGAACAAGGCGAGTTTCGCATCGGCTTCGGCAGGGCGCGGGGAATGATTCGACCGGCCCGTTAA
- a CDS encoding homogentisate 1,2-dioxygenase, which translates to MPSYVRAGSLPHKRHIQFRRPDGGLYAEELFSTKGFESVYSLLYHLRPPTATLEVRQWDRPASHFVPNEPLRNRHFKTARVHTGGDAIESRRPVLGNDDITIAIAQADRPMEYWYRNTGGDELLFIHEGAGVIETPFGELAFRAHDYVVIPTGTTYRVLPASPARILVHESRGMVTIPRRYRNEFGQLEEHAPYYERDFRAPVLKAPVDARGEYEVRVSNAGRHAIYVVQNHPCDVVGWDGYCYPYAFNLEEFAPITGKLHQPPPAHATFEAPGAAFCAFVPRLFDYHPLAIPVPYNHSSVDCDEVIFYVSGNFMSRRGVEAGSVTLHAAGAPHGPQPGAVEASLGAKSTDEIAVMVDTFKPLHLAPSALEVEDEQYYRSWVEEPAPTR; encoded by the coding sequence ATGCCCTCGTACGTTCGCGCCGGCTCCCTCCCTCACAAGCGCCACATCCAATTTCGGCGCCCCGACGGCGGACTCTACGCGGAGGAGCTCTTCTCCACCAAGGGCTTCGAAAGCGTCTATTCGCTGCTCTACCATCTGCGGCCGCCGACCGCCACGCTCGAAGTGCGCCAGTGGGACCGCCCCGCCTCGCACTTCGTGCCGAACGAACCGCTCCGCAATCGTCACTTCAAGACGGCGCGCGTGCACACCGGCGGCGACGCGATCGAATCGCGCCGCCCGGTTTTGGGCAACGACGACATCACGATCGCGATCGCGCAGGCCGATCGCCCGATGGAGTATTGGTATCGGAATACCGGCGGCGACGAGTTGCTCTTCATCCACGAAGGTGCGGGCGTGATCGAGACGCCCTTCGGCGAGCTTGCATTTCGCGCCCACGACTACGTGGTGATTCCGACCGGCACCACCTACCGCGTGCTGCCCGCATCGCCGGCGCGAATACTCGTGCACGAGTCACGCGGCATGGTGACGATCCCACGCCGCTACCGCAATGAGTTCGGTCAGCTCGAAGAACACGCTCCCTATTACGAGCGCGACTTTCGCGCACCGGTGCTCAAGGCACCCGTCGATGCGCGCGGCGAGTACGAGGTGCGCGTGAGCAACGCCGGGCGCCACGCGATCTACGTCGTGCAGAATCACCCGTGCGACGTCGTCGGTTGGGACGGCTATTGCTATCCGTACGCGTTCAATCTCGAAGAGTTCGCGCCGATCACCGGCAAGCTGCATCAGCCGCCGCCGGCGCACGCGACGTTCGAGGCGCCCGGAGCCGCATTCTGCGCGTTCGTGCCGCGCCTCTTCGACTATCATCCGCTGGCGATTCCCGTTCCGTACAATCACTCGAGCGTCGATTGCGACGAAGTGATCTTCTACGTGAGCGGCAACTTCATGAGCCGGCGCGGCGTCGAAGCGGGATCGGTCACGCTGCACGCCGCGGGTGCGCCGCACGGGCCGCAGCCGGGAGCCGTCGAGGCGAGCCTCGGCGCCAAGTCGACCGACGAGATCGCGGTCATGGTCGACACCTTCAAACCGCTGCATCTCGCGCCGTCGGCGCTCGAGGTCGAAGACGAGCAGTACTACCGCTCTTGGGTGGAAGAACCCGCTCCGACGCGTTAA
- a CDS encoding CDGSH iron-sulfur domain-containing protein, producing the protein MEDVTIKVRENGPYLVTGRVRLTDAEGTEYTVEENFVLCRCGGSANKPFCDGTHRTNGFEAMQRAPQ; encoded by the coding sequence ATGGAAGACGTCACGATCAAAGTCCGCGAAAATGGCCCGTATCTGGTGACCGGCCGCGTGCGGTTGACCGATGCCGAGGGCACCGAGTACACGGTCGAAGAGAACTTCGTCTTGTGCCGCTGCGGCGGATCGGCGAACAAGCCGTTCTGCGACGGCACGCACCGCACCAACGGCTTCGAAGCCATGCAGCGCGCCCCGCAATAG
- a CDS encoding YbhB/YbcL family Raf kinase inhibitor-like protein, whose protein sequence is MNALLALVLFSATFASGATVPQAMIALPCGGSNLSPQLRWSGVPSGTRSLALVLHDPDAPHPGGFYHWVVYDLPPRSGELAAAAPIPASRSGRNDSGSIGYFGPCPPPGKLHHYHLTLYALDVAVRSMQPLDAEELQQRMRGHILAQTELVAVLQRTRRD, encoded by the coding sequence GTGAACGCCCTGCTTGCCTTGGTGCTTTTCAGTGCAACGTTCGCTTCGGGAGCAACCGTTCCGCAAGCGATGATCGCATTGCCCTGCGGCGGGTCCAACCTCTCGCCGCAGCTTCGGTGGAGCGGCGTTCCATCCGGCACGCGCAGTCTTGCGCTCGTTCTCCACGATCCCGACGCGCCGCATCCCGGCGGCTTCTATCATTGGGTCGTCTACGATCTCCCGCCCCGCAGCGGCGAACTCGCGGCCGCGGCGCCGATTCCTGCATCGCGCTCGGGCCGCAACGACTCCGGCAGCATCGGCTACTTCGGCCCCTGCCCGCCGCCCGGCAAGCTCCATCACTACCACCTGACCCTCTATGCCCTCGACGTAGCGGTACGCAGCATGCAGCCGTTGGACGCGGAAGAACTCCAGCAACGAATGCGCGGGCACATTCTCGCCCAAACCGAATTGGTTGCCGTGCTGCAACGAACGAGGAGAGACTGA
- a CDS encoding DUF4446 family protein, with the protein MPTLTIYAALAAFAAALAALIIYHLAVVAPALRRAHALADTEGTLGAEQATLKRVVQQVSELEGLARTDLSRVGFVRYDAFEDTGSELSYALALLNREGDGVVISSIYSRTDTRTYGKAVHGYKPAVNASEEELRAIERARSAQA; encoded by the coding sequence ATGCCGACATTGACGATCTACGCTGCGCTCGCAGCCTTCGCCGCGGCCCTGGCCGCGCTCATCATCTATCATCTGGCCGTCGTCGCGCCGGCGCTGCGCCGCGCCCATGCGCTGGCGGATACCGAAGGGACCCTGGGAGCCGAACAGGCGACCCTCAAAAGGGTCGTCCAGCAGGTAAGCGAACTCGAAGGCCTGGCTCGTACGGACCTCTCGCGGGTCGGGTTCGTCCGCTACGACGCCTTTGAGGATACCGGTTCGGAACTCTCCTACGCGCTGGCTCTGCTCAATCGTGAGGGAGACGGCGTCGTGATCTCGAGTATCTATTCGCGTACCGACACACGCACGTACGGCAAAGCCGTTCACGGATACAAACCGGCAGTCAACGCTTCGGAAGAAGAACTTCGTGCGATCGAACGGGCGCGATCAGCGCAGGCATGA
- a CDS encoding M23 family metallopeptidase: protein MITDRYYVKIVPERGETVHRFQIRRRHVAAVLSALALVILGSIGFAFAEVVHARMQVAHLAAQAAAQQATLRQIDRQTETLCKALQHVQRQNTEIRQLIGAPPSAPVRRKTSWVRGATLQAAAARMRILSAESDALAHESDADRTLAMRVLNIRHIRDLARAQMIAAIPSINPVGDAPIIGCYCYRTYPDVEFHPGVDLGADYGTTVHAAAAGVVVANGYDGGYGIKIDIDHGNGYHTWYAHLSRVLVSVGTHVYKGEAIGLVGATGFATGPHLHYQIMYDGSPVNPTPYLHGVPANVLAKLP from the coding sequence ATGATAACCGATCGATATTATGTGAAAATCGTCCCCGAACGGGGCGAGACGGTTCATCGCTTTCAAATACGGCGCCGGCATGTCGCCGCGGTGTTGAGCGCGCTTGCGCTCGTGATCCTCGGATCAATCGGTTTCGCGTTTGCCGAGGTCGTGCACGCGCGCATGCAGGTTGCGCACTTGGCCGCGCAGGCCGCGGCGCAGCAGGCAACGCTCCGGCAGATCGACCGGCAGACCGAGACGTTGTGCAAAGCGCTGCAGCACGTGCAGCGGCAAAATACCGAGATCCGTCAGCTGATCGGCGCGCCGCCGTCTGCGCCGGTGCGCAGAAAAACGTCCTGGGTGAGAGGAGCCACGCTGCAGGCGGCGGCGGCGCGCATGCGTATCCTGAGCGCCGAGAGCGACGCGCTCGCCCACGAGTCCGACGCGGACCGGACGCTGGCGATGCGCGTGCTCAACATCCGCCACATCCGCGATCTGGCGCGGGCGCAGATGATCGCGGCGATTCCGTCGATCAATCCCGTCGGTGACGCACCGATCATCGGTTGCTATTGCTATCGCACCTATCCCGACGTCGAGTTCCATCCCGGCGTGGATTTAGGCGCGGATTACGGCACGACGGTTCACGCGGCGGCGGCCGGCGTCGTGGTCGCCAACGGCTACGACGGCGGATACGGCATCAAGATCGACATCGATCACGGCAACGGGTACCACACCTGGTACGCACACCTCTCGCGCGTCCTCGTTTCCGTCGGGACGCACGTGTATAAGGGCGAAGCGATCGGCCTGGTCGGCGCGACGGGCTTTGCAACCGGACCACACCTGCACTACCAGATCATGTACGATGGCTCGCCGGTCAATCCGACGCCGTATCTCCACGGCGTACCGGCAAATGTCTTAGCCAAGCTACCGTAG
- a CDS encoding YggT family protein translates to MCQLDQLIVWVFRAYSVLLFVYAILSWIPDLRGPWVRYLAAVVEPVLAPIRRIIPPLGGLDMAFLVLIVLINFVIVPILQRAVYSACYF, encoded by the coding sequence ATGTGCCAACTCGATCAACTGATCGTCTGGGTCTTTCGCGCCTACTCGGTGCTGCTCTTCGTCTATGCCATCTTGTCGTGGATCCCGGATCTGCGCGGACCATGGGTGCGCTACCTTGCCGCGGTGGTCGAGCCGGTGCTTGCGCCGATTCGTCGAATCATACCGCCGCTCGGCGGTCTCGACATGGCGTTTCTCGTGCTGATCGTCCTGATCAACTTTGTGATCGTGCCGATTCTCCAGCGAGCGGTGTACAGCGCTTGCTACTTCTAG
- the lepA gene encoding translation elongation factor 4: MSIKAENPHRIEIAANVRNFCIIAHIDHGKTTLSDRLLELTRTVAARDMEEQALDAMDLERERGITIRMHPVTLNYKARNGETYQLNLIDTPGHVDFSYEVSRSLAACEGALLIIDAAQGIEAQTLANYHLALEHDLTIIPVINKIDLPAADPERVMGEVEELLIIERSECILASAKNGVGIDEILEAIVSRIPPPKGHRDLLRGLVFNAQFDTYRGVVSYVRVVDGELKAGSRFMSMAHQKVYECTEVGVFSPQMVPTKTLTLGSVGYVIANIKSLGDIDVGDTLTEAAKPAHVALAGYRKAVPMVYCGLYPNEGAEYGDLRDALEKMKLNDAALSYEPETSVALGFGFRCGFLGLLHMEIVQERLERDFSIDLIATSPSVVFRVTRTDGTVEMIDNPSKLPVSNVIETIEEPFVKATIITPPDYVGSIMDITISRRGSLLNMEYLHDGRVILTFEMPLIEVIVDYFDQLKSRTKGYASLDYEVIGYREGDLVKLEILLNAEPVDALSFIVAREKAAARGRALTEKLKELIPRQMFDVPIQAAIGGKIVARETVSAQRKNVLAKCYGGDITRKRKLLEKQKAGKERMKRVGRVELPQEAFMAVLKLEE, encoded by the coding sequence ATGAGCATCAAAGCCGAAAATCCCCATCGGATCGAAATTGCGGCGAATGTCCGCAATTTTTGTATCATCGCGCACATCGATCACGGGAAAACGACGCTCTCCGATCGCCTCCTCGAATTGACCCGCACGGTCGCCGCCCGCGACATGGAAGAGCAGGCGCTCGACGCGATGGATCTGGAGCGCGAGCGCGGGATCACGATTCGCATGCATCCCGTCACGCTGAACTACAAGGCGCGCAACGGCGAGACGTATCAGCTCAACCTGATCGACACGCCGGGTCATGTGGATTTTTCGTATGAAGTCTCTCGCTCGCTGGCCGCGTGCGAGGGCGCCTTGCTGATCATCGACGCGGCCCAGGGTATCGAGGCACAGACGCTGGCGAACTATCACCTCGCGCTCGAGCATGACCTCACGATCATTCCGGTGATCAATAAAATCGATCTGCCGGCGGCGGATCCGGAGCGCGTGATGGGCGAGGTCGAGGAGCTGCTGATCATCGAGCGCAGCGAGTGCATCCTTGCCAGCGCCAAGAACGGCGTCGGCATCGACGAGATCCTCGAAGCAATCGTCAGCCGTATTCCGCCGCCCAAAGGTCATCGCGATCTTTTGCGTGGTCTCGTGTTCAACGCGCAGTTCGACACCTATCGCGGCGTCGTCTCGTACGTGCGGGTCGTCGACGGGGAGCTGAAGGCGGGAAGCCGCTTTATGTCGATGGCGCATCAAAAAGTCTACGAGTGTACCGAAGTCGGCGTCTTTAGCCCGCAGATGGTGCCGACGAAGACGCTCACGCTGGGCAGTGTCGGCTACGTGATCGCGAACATCAAGTCTCTGGGTGACATCGACGTCGGCGACACGCTCACCGAGGCGGCCAAACCGGCGCACGTGGCGCTGGCAGGCTATCGCAAAGCCGTGCCGATGGTCTACTGCGGCCTCTATCCGAACGAAGGCGCGGAGTACGGAGATCTGCGCGACGCGCTCGAAAAAATGAAACTCAACGACGCCGCGCTCTCGTACGAGCCGGAAACGTCGGTAGCCCTCGGGTTCGGTTTCCGTTGTGGCTTTTTGGGCCTCTTGCACATGGAGATCGTGCAAGAGCGCCTCGAGCGCGACTTTAGCATCGACCTGATCGCGACCTCGCCGTCAGTGGTCTTTCGCGTGACCCGGACCGACGGCACGGTAGAAATGATCGACAACCCATCCAAGCTGCCGGTGAGCAACGTGATCGAGACCATCGAGGAACCGTTCGTGAAAGCGACGATCATTACGCCGCCGGATTACGTCGGCTCGATCATGGATATCACGATCTCACGGCGCGGCTCGCTGCTCAACATGGAATACCTCCACGACGGGCGGGTGATCTTGACCTTCGAGATGCCGCTCATCGAAGTGATCGTGGACTACTTCGATCAGCTCAAATCGCGCACGAAGGGTTACGCCTCGCTCGACTACGAGGTGATCGGCTATCGCGAAGGCGATTTGGTCAAGCTCGAAATCTTGCTCAACGCCGAACCGGTCGACGCGCTCTCGTTCATCGTCGCGCGGGAGAAGGCAGCCGCCCGCGGACGTGCGCTCACCGAAAAATTGAAAGAGCTGATCCCGCGGCAGATGTTCGACGTGCCGATCCAGGCCGCGATTGGCGGCAAGATCGTCGCACGCGAGACGGTGAGCGCCCAGCGAAAGAACGTGCTCGCAAAGTGCTACGGCGGTGACATCACCCGCAAGCGCAAGCTGCTCGAGAAGCAGAAGGCCGGCAAGGAACGAATGAAGCGCGTCGGCCGCGTTGAGCTGCCGCAAGAAGCGTTCATGGCCGTCCTCAAGCTCGAGGAGTAA
- a CDS encoding non-canonical purine NTP pyrophosphatase, whose product MITYLASKNEGKLAEIRTMLAGSPLVLETFPDYRDPEEGHESYVDNALLKARALRSQLRAAGIADAAVLADDSGIELDALGGGPGVDSAIYAGARTSWPDRLATMMREVAVRGGAARGARFVCVMALILPDGREVVVRGDVRGEIAPELRGTNGFGYDPLFYYPPIGKTFGQIPEAEKNELSHRGRAARALIQAVAT is encoded by the coding sequence GTGATCACCTACCTTGCGAGTAAGAACGAAGGAAAGCTCGCGGAGATTCGTACGATGCTGGCCGGCTCACCGCTCGTGCTCGAAACGTTCCCCGATTATCGCGATCCCGAAGAAGGCCACGAAAGCTACGTCGACAACGCGCTGCTCAAAGCACGCGCGCTGCGTTCGCAATTGCGCGCGGCGGGAATCGCCGATGCGGCGGTGCTGGCCGACGATTCGGGGATCGAACTCGACGCGCTCGGCGGGGGACCGGGCGTCGACTCGGCGATCTACGCCGGGGCACGGACGAGCTGGCCGGATCGCCTCGCGACGATGATGCGCGAGGTTGCCGTGCGTGGGGGCGCGGCGCGCGGCGCGCGGTTCGTCTGCGTGATGGCGCTCATTCTACCGGACGGCCGCGAGGTCGTCGTGCGCGGCGACGTCCGCGGTGAAATCGCTCCCGAGCTGCGCGGCACGAACGGCTTCGGATACGACCCGCTCTTCTACTATCCGCCGATCGGCAAGACGTTCGGTCAGATTCCCGAAGCGGAAAAAAATGAGCTCAGCCACCGCGGACGGGCCGCGCGCGCATTGATCCAGGCGGTCGCGACTTGA
- a CDS encoding GNAT family N-acetyltransferase → MSEPQIAAAKEADVRALAARRWPDESSRRLYVSLAENAPRGAFVARDEGTPIAIAFAHELANEWFVSELYVEPSFRGAGLGWKLLRSATDESGDVSLAGVIEANDTASLAFFLRRGMGLHVPLLRVAGEIPKEEELLPMAAGDYRFVTMPIDASAHSHVIGTLDRETRGTARPEDHVRFAQAAMGTLFLLNDELVGYAYVWPDGRIGPMVAASAAYLTQFFGFALVSLRRTYGASWCTALVPGSNVRVMRAAVRIGLVLDEVRIFATDLPLIDFSRYVGFHALDF, encoded by the coding sequence TTGAGCGAACCGCAGATCGCCGCTGCCAAAGAGGCCGACGTCCGCGCGCTCGCTGCGCGGCGCTGGCCTGACGAAAGCAGCCGCCGTCTCTATGTGAGTCTGGCCGAGAACGCGCCGCGCGGAGCATTCGTTGCGCGTGACGAGGGTACACCGATCGCGATCGCATTCGCGCACGAACTCGCGAACGAGTGGTTCGTAAGCGAGCTGTACGTCGAGCCGTCGTTTCGCGGCGCGGGCCTGGGATGGAAACTGTTGCGCTCCGCGACGGATGAATCGGGTGACGTCTCGCTTGCCGGCGTGATCGAGGCGAACGATACGGCGTCGCTTGCGTTCTTTCTGCGCCGCGGGATGGGATTGCACGTGCCGCTGCTTCGCGTCGCCGGCGAGATTCCAAAGGAAGAGGAGTTGTTGCCGATGGCGGCGGGCGACTACCGCTTCGTGACGATGCCGATCGATGCGAGCGCGCATTCGCATGTGATCGGCACGCTCGATCGCGAAACGCGTGGAACCGCGCGGCCGGAGGATCACGTCCGGTTCGCGCAGGCCGCAATGGGGACGTTGTTTCTGCTCAACGACGAGCTGGTGGGCTACGCGTACGTGTGGCCGGACGGCCGGATCGGTCCGATGGTCGCGGCGTCGGCCGCGTATCTCACCCAGTTCTTCGGCTTCGCGCTCGTGTCGCTGCGGCGCACGTATGGTGCGTCGTGGTGCACCGCGCTCGTCCCCGGAAGCAACGTGCGCGTGATGCGCGCCGCGGTGCGCATCGGGTTGGTTTTGGACGAAGTGCGCATCTTCGCGACCGATCTCCCGCTGATCGATTTCTCGCGCTACGTCGGATTTCACGCACTCGATTTCTGA